The following coding sequences are from one Homalodisca vitripennis isolate AUS2020 chromosome 7, UT_GWSS_2.1, whole genome shotgun sequence window:
- the LOC124366440 gene encoding death-associated protein kinase related-like — protein sequence MFDAAPEILNYDPISLQSDVWSVGVLAYVLLSGYSPFAGDTKQETFCNITQCDLSFPEELFGHVSPCARHFIQATLRVKPSDRLTAQECLDHPWITGDSPICKSLLLATSGDNQADTPFSRESPARRSYACLSCAQCGAQCCHNDNHTHKKSSVVEILHDRGIIC from the exons ATGTTTGACGCAGCCCCTGAGATCCTCAACTATGACCCGATCTCGCTGCAGTCTGACGTGTGGTCGGTGGGTGTCCTGGCGTACGTGCTGCTCAGCGGCTACTCCCCGTTCGCCGGAGACACCAAGCAGGAGACCTTCTGTAACATCACACAGTGCGATCTCTCCTTCCCGGAGGAGCTGTTTGGACACGTCAGTCCGTGTGCTAGACACTTCATCCAGGCAACACTGCGCGTCAAGCCCAG TGACAGGTTGACGGCTCAGGAGTGTTTGGACCACCCTTGGATCACCGGAGACTCTCCGATCTGCAAGTCTCTGTTGCTGGCAACCTCAGGTGACAACCAGGCTGACACGCCGTTCTCACGCGAGTCCCCCGCACGCCGCTCCTATGCCTGCCTGTCCTGCGCACAGTGTGGTGCCCAGTGCTGCCACAACGACAACCACACGCACAAGAAGTCCTCCGTCGTCGAGATACTACACGATCGTGGCATTATCTGCTGA